AATTCTACTTAAGCTGCTGTACAGGGAGATCTAAGAGTTTTTGCTATGGACCCTGGATTTTTTAGTCTTTGTCCACCGTGGTATACTacagactttatttttcaggtaGCTTTCCATTGGAAGATTTAGCAAGTACCGTCATTTGCGTTTCTCCCACGTCACGTGAGCTTTCTTCGTGATGTGACCTGGCAGCGCTTGAAAGTGATACACTCACTTGTCGTCTCAGTATTTTCAGTACAGTTCTCTTGTATCCTTTGCATGCAAAGAAATAGATGAAAGGATCTAGGCAGCAGTTAAAATTCATCAGAAATACAGTATAATGGAGTGACTTctggaaaattttcttttcagtgcacAAGGGTTCTTGCTGAAGTTTCTTAATCATGTGTTGTATGATTGCAACATGATAAGGGGTAAAGCAGATGATGAACACTATAATTACAAATATGATTGTATTGATAGCTTTTTTATTTATCCCTGATTTTTCAGTCAGTGGATTTTCCTTGGCTGTTTGAAAAAGTTTGCAGCTGATTTGAGAGTAGCAAAATAGTATAATCCCCAGGGGAATAAGATACCCTATTAAACAGGCAGCAAGAAGTATAAATGGCAGATGTTCTATTTTCTCAAAGTTTGGATATTCCATACATGTagtcctttcttcttcttcctgtgACATGGATTGTATAAGTAGCGGGAAAGTTTGACTGAATACAAGAAACCAGACAAAGACACACATGCCCTTGGCATATTTAATCCTTCTGATCTTGTATCGGAAGGGGTGGACAACAGCAAAGAACCTGTCAATGCTCAAGCACGTCATGAAGTTCACACCGGCGTAGGTGTTGATGTAGAACAAGAGCGCGGTTATTCGACACAGCGCTTCTCCAAAGGGCCAGTGAAATCCCAGGGCGTAGTAGGCTATCCTGGTTGGCAAGGCAATGCAGAACAGCAGATCGGAGAAGACGAGATTTGTTGAATAGAGGGTAGTGGAGTTGATcttctttctgttcttaaaaatgACGGTGAGGGCAATGGTGTTTCCAAGCACCCCAAGAATCAAGATGGAGCCATAGAAGACCGACAGTAATATCCGTGCTGTGTCTTTGTGCTCGTATAAATCGCAGGTGGAAATGTTGGCCTCAGATGCTGTGAAAGGGTCCATTTCTGCAACCACTGTTGTTGCAGGAAGCTCAGTAGACCtaacatgaaggaaaaaaaaaacaacaaaagggAAATTTTGTAATTAATGTAGATAAACTGCTTCTACATAACGATGGACAGCCTCTGTTGCAAAATAAGActaaaaaactgaaatgaaacttCATTGCTGTGAAATACTTGTCAAGACTCTATctgtaaacaaacaaatgcctccttttggcttttctgttttgatCCCAATTTCTTCTCTAATAAAGAAAATCAGCAATGTAGTAAACCAGGGATGtaatatatttgaaaagtgAAGTCTATAGATGTTCAGGAGGTGGGAGACTGTTTAAAGCAatctgaaggggaaaaagagtCTGAAGAAACCACATGATAAACGATCATATGAAGTCCCCAAGGATCAGACAAGCagacaaatgttttaaatgtgtttcagttaattttaagggattttttgtttctaacaATTCACATTGTGATTCTTTAACTTGTTTagaggaactttttttttcctgcattcttATCACATTGACATTATAACAGAATCATAGAttcacttaggttggaaaagacctttaagatcatagATTCCACCATAATAACTCAACTTGTTTAATTCTAGTTTTAAGAATTGGCTTTTGGAAGCTAATTCAAATGTTGTTACATACATAAATTCTTAAGACTACTACTTTA
This Corvus moneduloides isolate bCorMon1 chromosome 2, bCorMon1.pri, whole genome shotgun sequence DNA region includes the following protein-coding sequences:
- the LOC116439956 gene encoding G-protein coupled receptor 183-like; this encodes MPLTAQRIQEPTEMSTELPATTVVAEMDPFTASEANISTCDLYEHKDTARILLSVFYGSILILGVLGNTIALTVIFKNRKKINSTTLYSTNLVFSDLLFCIALPTRIAYYALGFHWPFGEALCRITALLFYINTYAGVNFMTCLSIDRFFAVVHPFRYKIRRIKYAKGMCVFVWFLVFSQTFPLLIQSMSQEEEERTTCMEYPNFEKIEHLPFILLAACLIGYLIPLGIILFCYSQISCKLFQTAKENPLTEKSGINKKAINTIIFVIIVFIICFTPYHVAIIQHMIKKLQQEPLCTEKKIFQKSLHYTVFLMNFNCCLDPFIYFFACKGYKRTVLKILRRQVSVSLSSAARSHHEESSRDVGETQMTVLAKSSNGKLPEK